A single Candidatus Nezhaarchaeales archaeon DNA region contains:
- a CDS encoding DUF1297 domain-containing protein, with product MIERDEMQEVARSYKEPKLLILGSHSALDAWQGARNYGLKSIIYVTKDRARIYLHNPMVGKPGEFIEDLPMLTRRDLVVVEDPASLLKKGDNWRSAILILDSYADIVKYVDELVELQCIQIPNRAFTVYVGGDEHCSVIEKEYSVPIMGSRKLLKIENRGEVERDYYWYAKAAGLPYPKSFDFELTNNGIKFKERINQPLILKTEHAYRRYERCFIFAANSEDLEEKVRRELEMGHLNIEGLKIARVEEYIPGPHANFNFFYSPLNAMESWGDAEVYYSKLHGYSLKEARIYLANELLSIDERRETTHDGVIRLPADVQLKVNWGKTPYPLTFEVTFHGDISIRESLLKDIHIVANAFLRATQIYEPPGIIGAWCLQTIMTWTKIPKVKVYENVSVGLYDVPDGADIYMHVPVTQDVALRHGGGTNTHLGIGSKYANAKYQRRISMGDRIALEVSRAIKKGMLSEIVT from the coding sequence TTGATTGAGCGCGACGAAATGCAAGAAGTAGCTAGATCGTATAAGGAACCAAAACTTCTAATCCTAGGTTCGCATTCGGCGTTAGATGCGTGGCAAGGAGCTAGAAATTACGGTTTAAAAAGTATAATTTACGTAACTAAAGATAGGGCCCGTATATACCTACATAACCCCATGGTAGGGAAGCCAGGAGAGTTCATTGAGGACTTACCAATGTTGACGAGGAGAGATTTAGTGGTCGTAGAGGATCCAGCCTCTTTACTGAAAAAGGGTGATAATTGGAGAAGCGCAATCTTAATACTTGACAGCTACGCTGACATTGTTAAGTACGTCGACGAGCTTGTAGAGCTTCAATGCATCCAAATACCCAATAGGGCTTTTACCGTTTACGTAGGTGGTGATGAACACTGCAGCGTTATAGAGAAGGAATATAGCGTTCCGATAATGGGTTCACGAAAGCTGCTTAAAATAGAGAATAGAGGTGAGGTTGAGAGAGACTACTACTGGTACGCCAAGGCCGCTGGATTACCATACCCTAAATCTTTCGACTTCGAGCTAACCAATAACGGTATAAAGTTTAAAGAGAGGATTAATCAGCCCTTAATACTAAAAACCGAGCATGCCTATAGAAGATATGAGCGTTGCTTCATTTTTGCTGCTAACTCCGAGGACTTAGAGGAAAAGGTGCGAAGAGAGCTAGAAATGGGACACTTAAACATAGAAGGGCTGAAAATAGCAAGAGTTGAAGAATACATACCAGGGCCTCACGCTAACTTCAACTTCTTCTATTCACCTCTAAATGCTATGGAAAGCTGGGGCGATGCTGAGGTTTACTACTCAAAGCTCCATGGTTACTCGCTAAAGGAGGCTAGGATCTATTTGGCAAACGAGCTCCTCTCCATAGATGAACGACGTGAAACAACGCACGACGGCGTAATTAGGCTTCCAGCCGATGTCCAGTTAAAAGTAAACTGGGGAAAAACGCCTTACCCATTAACGTTTGAGGTAACCTTTCACGGTGATATATCGATAAGGGAATCACTGCTTAAAGATATTCACATTGTTGCTAATGCTTTCCTTAGAGCCACCCAGATATATGAGCCTCCAGGGATAATAGGCGCTTGGTGCTTGCAAACTATAATGACGTGGACTAAAATACCTAAGGTTAAGGTTTACGAGAACGTTAGTGTTGGTCTATACGATGTTCCGGATGGAGCGGACATTTACATGCATGTACCAGTTACACAAGATGTTGCTTTAAGGCATGGCGGCGGTACCAATACCCACCTAGGGATAGGATCTAAGTACGCGAATGCTAAGTACCAACGCCGCATAAGCATGGGGGATCGCATAGCCCTAGAGGTTTCTAGGGCTATTAAAAAGGGCATGCTTAGCGAGATAGTTACTTAA
- the pyrH gene encoding UMP kinase gives MKSIVIKIGGHILSSTAFERLLHEYNNIIRELISKGFKAYIVVGGGEYARRLISVARSLGATEAFCDEIGIWVSRLNANLMVAALKDLAYPRVPQSYEELKDLITRPEKVIVCGGLQPGQSTTAVAALISELTSSPLIIATDVDGVYSSDPKLDPTAKRIEELSYQDLAQLLYHGAALAGTFKLFDQVSLKIIERSRIVVQVVNGGVPQNVLRAALGMRVGSIIKPTKN, from the coding sequence TTGAAATCAATAGTTATTAAAATAGGCGGACACATACTTTCTTCTACCGCTTTTGAACGTCTTTTACACGAATATAATAACATCATTAGGGAGTTAATTAGTAAAGGTTTTAAGGCCTACATCGTGGTTGGTGGCGGTGAATACGCTCGTCGCCTTATAAGTGTAGCGAGATCTCTGGGTGCAACTGAAGCATTTTGCGATGAAATAGGTATTTGGGTTTCAAGGTTAAACGCAAACTTAATGGTCGCCGCCCTCAAGGATTTAGCATACCCTAGAGTTCCGCAAAGCTACGAAGAGTTAAAGGATCTAATAACTAGACCGGAAAAGGTTATTGTGTGTGGAGGCCTGCAACCAGGGCAATCAACGACGGCTGTTGCTGCCCTAATATCAGAGTTAACATCTTCCCCCCTCATTATAGCTACTGATGTAGATGGCGTTTACTCTAGTGATCCAAAGCTAGACCCTACTGCTAAAAGAATAGAGGAATTAAGCTATCAGGATTTAGCTCAACTCCTATATCATGGTGCAGCCTTAGCTGGAACATTCAAGCTCTTTGACCAGGTTTCATTAAAGATTATAGAGCGTAGCCGTATAGTTGTTCAAGTTGTGAACGGAGGGGTGCCTCAAAACGTATTACGTGCAGCATTAGGGATGCGAGTAGGATCAATAATTAAACCTACCAAAAACTAA
- a CDS encoding NAD(+)/NADH kinase encodes MGQASIGLVSRTDSAEALNIANTILRYLHEKGVKWCVEKETANVLKLHEKAVPLNEMDADVIVVIGGDGTLLRAFKNIPKASRPILGIRVGRSGFLSDIMPENALQAIEEVLKGNYQVEVRARLRVTVNDKVTDALNEALITSSRPAKVIGVKVLTDNTLIFEGWLDGVIFATTTGATGYALSANGPVVDPDLDVIVMVPINPLNLSLRPFVISINKRLSLKLVEPSPPANIIVDGYSFLNVGVKETVNIFKSPQPATFLRLHAYRRDFYEKLREIRMRMT; translated from the coding sequence ATGGGGCAAGCAAGCATCGGTTTAGTCTCAAGAACGGACTCAGCTGAAGCTTTAAACATTGCGAACACCATTCTCAGATATCTACATGAAAAAGGTGTGAAATGGTGCGTAGAGAAGGAGACGGCTAACGTGTTAAAGCTACATGAAAAGGCTGTGCCTTTAAACGAGATGGACGCAGATGTCATAGTTGTGATCGGTGGCGATGGAACCCTGCTAAGAGCGTTTAAAAATATACCGAAAGCTTCAAGGCCGATTTTAGGTATAAGAGTTGGTAGATCGGGATTTCTGAGCGATATAATGCCTGAAAACGCGCTGCAAGCTATTGAAGAAGTGTTGAAGGGTAATTACCAAGTAGAGGTTAGAGCACGGCTTAGAGTCACGGTTAATGATAAGGTTACGGACGCCTTAAATGAAGCGCTTATAACTTCAAGCAGACCCGCTAAAGTTATTGGTGTTAAGGTGCTTACTGATAATACCTTAATATTTGAAGGATGGTTGGACGGTGTGATATTCGCTACGACGACTGGGGCAACCGGGTACGCGTTATCAGCGAACGGACCTGTGGTGGATCCCGATCTCGACGTCATCGTAATGGTGCCCATCAACCCATTAAACCTTAGCCTCAGGCCCTTCGTAATTTCAATTAACAAGAGGTTATCATTAAAACTAGTAGAACCCAGCCCCCCTGCGAATATAATAGTTGATGGTTATAGCTTCTTAAACGTTGGAGTTAAGGAAACTGTTAATATTTTTAAATCCCCTCAACCGGCTACCTTCTTACGGCTTCATGCCTACAGAAGGGACTTCTACGAGAAGTTACGTGAGATCCGAATGAGAATGACGTAG
- a CDS encoding translation initiation factor IF-5A: MKALSKRPVEAGTLKPGAYVIIDNVPCKVVEAEKSKPGKHGSAKVRVIAIGLFDDVKRSMVVPADQKVDQPIVEKRTAQVISVLPSSIQLMDLTSYEVYEVPKEAIEASIMERLTPGIEVEVWDVMGIKRVVRTK; this comes from the coding sequence TTGAAGGCCTTGTCCAAAAGACCCGTTGAGGCTGGAACTTTAAAACCTGGAGCGTACGTGATCATCGATAACGTACCCTGCAAGGTCGTGGAGGCTGAGAAATCAAAACCGGGCAAACATGGCAGTGCAAAGGTTAGAGTTATAGCAATAGGGCTTTTTGACGACGTTAAAAGGTCAATGGTGGTACCCGCTGACCAAAAGGTGGATCAACCCATAGTAGAGAAGAGGACAGCACAAGTCATATCAGTTCTACCTTCATCCATCCAACTAATGGATTTAACCTCTTACGAGGTTTACGAGGTGCCCAAAGAGGCTATAGAGGCAAGTATAATGGAGCGCCTAACCCCTGGTATTGAAGTTGAGGTTTGGGACGTAATGGGTATTAAGCGAGTAGTGCGCACTAAGTAG
- a CDS encoding XTP/dITP diphosphatase, whose amino-acid sequence MNDLVFVSLNRRKVDEVCAILAMYSIRVSVANVKRKEVQSDSLEEIALEGARYAASLILRPVIIEDAGLFIKSLNGFPGPYSSYVFKTIGNKGILRLLEGVEDRSAVFKSVVAYCKPGHEPLCFLGEAEGWISNSERGESWGFDPIFIPKEGEGMTYAEMGYLRKNMISHRKKALEKFAHWYLNQVK is encoded by the coding sequence GTGAACGATTTGGTATTCGTTAGCTTAAACCGAAGAAAGGTGGACGAGGTATGCGCGATACTTGCGATGTACTCTATAAGGGTTAGCGTAGCTAACGTAAAGAGGAAGGAGGTTCAATCAGATAGCCTTGAGGAAATAGCTCTCGAAGGCGCTAGGTATGCCGCTTCACTTATTTTACGCCCTGTCATAATCGAGGATGCAGGTCTCTTTATAAAGAGCTTAAACGGGTTCCCTGGTCCTTATTCCTCTTACGTGTTCAAAACTATAGGTAATAAGGGGATACTAAGGCTGCTAGAAGGCGTAGAGGATCGTAGCGCCGTGTTTAAGTCCGTTGTTGCTTATTGTAAGCCTGGGCATGAACCTTTATGTTTCCTTGGAGAGGCTGAAGGCTGGATCAGTAATAGTGAACGAGGAGAATCGTGGGGCTTTGACCCCATCTTCATCCCTAAGGAGGGAGAAGGTATGACGTACGCTGAAATGGGTTATTTAAGAAAGAATATGATTTCACATCGCAAAAAAGCTCTTGAAAAATTTGCCCACTGGTACCTCAATCAAGTTAAATAG
- a CDS encoding 30S ribosomal protein S15, protein MKKSKRKGKSHSTRPLSSDAKTICTMSTDQIGGLIMELAKKGYQPSMIGTILRDQYAVPSLKEMMEVKLTKFLREKNLAPMLPEDLSNLIKRASTIRRHLEEHPKDKSSQRGLQLTESKIHRLIKYYKREGVLPPSFEYKPEKLPVI, encoded by the coding sequence GTGAAGAAAAGCAAGCGGAAGGGGAAATCACACTCGACAAGACCTCTCTCAAGCGATGCTAAAACCATTTGCACCATGAGTACGGACCAGATAGGAGGTTTAATCATGGAACTGGCGAAAAAGGGGTACCAGCCATCAATGATAGGTACCATCTTAAGAGATCAGTACGCGGTACCATCACTAAAGGAAATGATGGAGGTAAAGCTAACAAAATTTCTGCGAGAGAAGAACCTAGCTCCAATGCTACCTGAAGATCTAAGTAATCTAATCAAAAGGGCGTCCACCATAAGGCGCCACCTCGAGGAACACCCTAAAGATAAGTCTTCACAAAGAGGTCTTCAATTAACTGAATCCAAAATTCATAGGCTTATTAAATACTACAAAAGAGAAGGGGTTTTACCGCCAAGCTTCGAGTACAAGCCCGAAAAGCTTCCCGTAATATAG
- a CDS encoding KEOPS complex subunit Pcc1, with protein sequence MVLKVGVEITITCVNKEVADILLGAINPDNLKAPPPLKVEGEVSGRSLIMHVKHADLGTIISTIDDLLVNLKLAESVLTLRSKSSRA encoded by the coding sequence GTGGTGTTAAAAGTTGGTGTTGAAATTACTATAACATGTGTTAATAAAGAGGTAGCGGACATCCTATTAGGGGCTATAAACCCTGACAACCTGAAGGCGCCTCCACCCCTTAAAGTGGAGGGCGAAGTTTCAGGTAGAAGTTTAATCATGCATGTTAAACATGCAGACCTCGGAACGATTATATCAACTATAGACGACCTTTTAGTTAACTTGAAGTTAGCAGAAAGCGTTTTAACCTTACGCTCAAAAAGTAGTCGAGCGTGA
- a CDS encoding aminoacyl--tRNA ligase-related protein, translated as MNSVRFRLKASIEFSTPIESAKNEINEALNLASPLLTKGTPKGKEGEGAKLVNWLLAENKLKLELESGRYVRAHDALLRLKKYLAERLGSRLKVGVRGLIIDEYEISIPRDEVAPSVDAQKIIGATGTVILKDSFLVLTFQELTERDILDRVIDRALKLLIRPKVVPLTPKATLVSFGYVLKSSPPKSIKFREEVSVVAEKLGWIKRFPARGQWILTAPITALLKAIRDLITNKVCIPLDFQEWFFPRLLPFSVLEKLSTYVEHLPEGMFYVCTPPRDPEAFEEFKKEYALRRILRTDLLKSILPPPSYVLDAVQCPPFYQFFSGELVRAESLPIKVFDCMGGWTWRNEAGGVEGLARTNEFWRMEMVYLGTPDQVVEIRDKIVEATIELVNKDLELEWRLTVGAPFYLAPEEAKKRTIDISSSKSIPALDIECYLPYRGPREQSEWLEISSCNIHMQHYVKAFKIREVKGKELWTGCTGHGLTRWATAILAQYGFDFDEWPKTLRNTIKKLPQPIKIVTWP; from the coding sequence GTGAACAGCGTGCGGTTTAGGCTTAAGGCCTCCATAGAATTTAGCACGCCTATCGAATCTGCTAAGAACGAGATTAATGAGGCTTTAAATCTGGCAAGCCCTCTCCTCACCAAAGGAACGCCGAAGGGGAAGGAGGGTGAGGGAGCTAAACTAGTTAACTGGTTACTAGCTGAAAATAAGCTAAAACTGGAGTTAGAGTCAGGGAGGTACGTTAGAGCGCATGATGCCCTCCTAAGGCTTAAAAAATACCTCGCAGAGCGCTTGGGTAGTAGATTAAAAGTTGGAGTTCGCGGTCTTATAATTGACGAGTATGAAATATCCATACCCAGAGATGAGGTTGCTCCAAGCGTAGATGCGCAAAAAATCATAGGAGCCACGGGTACTGTAATATTAAAAGACTCGTTCTTGGTCTTAACGTTCCAAGAGTTAACGGAACGAGATATTCTAGATAGAGTTATTGATCGTGCGCTTAAACTATTAATACGTCCTAAGGTTGTACCATTAACACCTAAGGCAACTTTAGTGAGCTTTGGATACGTGTTAAAGTCTTCTCCGCCTAAGTCGATAAAATTTAGAGAGGAAGTTTCTGTAGTTGCTGAAAAGCTTGGCTGGATCAAAAGATTCCCAGCTCGAGGACAATGGATACTGACAGCGCCCATTACGGCGCTTCTAAAGGCTATCAGAGATTTAATCACGAATAAGGTCTGTATACCGTTAGACTTTCAAGAATGGTTTTTCCCTCGATTACTGCCTTTTTCGGTTTTAGAGAAGCTATCAACTTACGTAGAACATCTACCTGAAGGCATGTTTTACGTTTGTACGCCGCCTAGAGATCCTGAAGCTTTCGAAGAGTTTAAAAAGGAATACGCTCTTAGAAGAATCTTACGAACCGACCTTTTAAAATCGATACTACCTCCACCATCATATGTATTAGATGCCGTTCAATGCCCACCCTTTTATCAATTCTTCAGTGGTGAGCTTGTTAGAGCGGAATCCCTACCCATAAAGGTATTTGACTGCATGGGTGGATGGACCTGGAGAAATGAGGCTGGAGGAGTGGAAGGGCTAGCCAGAACTAATGAATTCTGGCGGATGGAGATGGTTTACCTCGGTACCCCTGACCAAGTTGTAGAAATAAGAGATAAAATAGTGGAGGCTACGATTGAGCTGGTGAATAAAGATTTAGAGCTCGAATGGAGGCTAACGGTCGGAGCCCCTTTCTACTTAGCCCCCGAAGAAGCTAAGAAGAGAACCATAGACATATCGTCATCAAAGTCGATACCGGCTCTAGATATAGAATGCTACTTACCATACAGAGGACCAAGAGAACAAAGTGAATGGCTGGAAATAAGTTCATGTAACATACATATGCAACATTACGTTAAAGCCTTTAAGATAAGGGAGGTTAAAGGAAAGGAACTATGGACTGGGTGTACAGGTCACGGTTTAACGCGCTGGGCCACAGCCATATTAGCGCAATATGGCTTCGACTTTGATGAATGGCCTAAAACGCTACGAAACACCATAAAGAAACTACCTCAACCGATAAAGATTGTTACTTGGCCATGA
- a CDS encoding 30S ribosomal protein S3ae produces the protein MSGSFSRKLVKAMVKARFKVLAPTAFALTEVGEVFASSPDKLIKRTLWVNFFTLTGDISQQHIKLLFQIDKVEDGKAYTIFKGHDLTRDYLRSLIRRGCSKIDGIFDVLTKDGFLLRVTIMAITQKRVKSSQEKAIRKIMREVVEQKSAKLNFDEFVREMILGKVASEAFNTAKKICPLRRVEVRKSKLLLKGEGK, from the coding sequence TTGTCCGGGTCATTTAGTAGGAAATTAGTAAAGGCTATGGTTAAGGCACGCTTTAAAGTACTGGCCCCTACCGCCTTCGCGCTTACCGAGGTGGGTGAGGTTTTCGCGTCTTCTCCTGACAAGTTGATAAAGCGGACGCTGTGGGTTAACTTTTTCACGCTTACTGGTGATATTTCCCAGCAACACATAAAATTGTTATTTCAAATAGATAAGGTTGAAGACGGAAAGGCGTACACTATTTTTAAGGGACATGACTTAACAAGGGACTATTTAAGGAGTCTAATTAGACGGGGGTGCTCAAAGATTGATGGTATATTCGACGTCCTCACTAAGGATGGTTTTCTGCTAAGGGTAACGATAATGGCTATAACTCAAAAACGAGTAAAAAGTTCTCAAGAAAAAGCCATTAGGAAGATTATGCGCGAAGTTGTTGAACAAAAATCAGCCAAGCTAAACTTCGATGAATTTGTCAGAGAAATGATTTTAGGGAAAGTGGCCTCTGAAGCGTTTAATACCGCTAAAAAAATTTGTCCTTTACGCAGAGTTGAAGTACGTAAATCAAAGTTACTTCTAAAAGGAGAAGGTAAATGA
- a CDS encoding DUF2095 family protein — translation MLELDEDEFKRKFPKLYEEIKQETKRYPLIDLLEDRPPLIPDAIDYLRRCKSNEEAEEVINYLERTKEISVERANELRKQLRSEGLKSFGSYKGPYYYSCKYLKNLNIKKIQRKPP, via the coding sequence GTGCTGGAACTGGACGAAGACGAGTTTAAACGGAAATTTCCAAAACTCTACGAAGAAATTAAGCAAGAAACAAAGCGTTATCCTCTAATAGACCTACTTGAGGATAGACCTCCACTAATCCCTGACGCTATCGATTACTTAAGACGTTGTAAAAGTAACGAAGAGGCTGAAGAGGTCATTAACTACTTAGAGAGGACTAAAGAAATTAGCGTTGAAAGAGCTAACGAGCTAAGAAAGCAATTACGCAGTGAAGGCCTTAAATCATTCGGAAGCTATAAGGGTCCTTATTATTACTCGTGTAAATACTTAAAGAACCTTAATATTAAGAAAATCCAACGTAAACCTCCCTAA
- a CDS encoding redox-regulated ATPase YchF — protein sequence MGTPLIGIVGKTNVGKTTLFSALTLVPAKIENRQFTTIEPNVGIAYVKAPCVCKELNVADNPKNSLCINGTRYIPVKVMDVAGLIPGAHKGLGLGNKFLDELRTADALIHVVDAAGSTDEEGKPCEPGSRNPLDDVKLIDDEITFWIAGIVKRDWNQVVRRVEVLKENFTEVLTLRLSGLSLKKSHVVQALRKAGVDIKKPSSWVEDDFFSFSRELRRIAKPIIIAANKADVSIAEKNIDLLKAEVKDAIVVPCSAEIELALRRAAEKKLIAYDPGANSFTVISNRLTDEQQRALDRINKFLKRWGGTGVQDLLNIVYFKLLDMIVVYPVSDPIKLTNHEGSVLPDALLVPRGTTVRELARIIHEELSKGFLFAIDARSKRRLNADYVLNDRDVITIVSTYGRR from the coding sequence ATGGGTACTCCTCTCATAGGTATTGTGGGTAAAACTAATGTCGGTAAGACGACGCTTTTCTCAGCACTTACCCTGGTTCCAGCTAAAATAGAGAATAGACAGTTCACAACAATTGAGCCTAATGTGGGTATAGCTTACGTGAAAGCTCCTTGCGTCTGCAAGGAGCTTAATGTCGCTGATAATCCTAAGAATTCCCTTTGTATTAACGGAACACGTTATATCCCAGTTAAGGTGATGGACGTCGCAGGGCTTATTCCAGGTGCACATAAAGGGTTAGGCCTTGGCAATAAGTTCTTAGATGAACTTAGGACTGCGGATGCTTTAATCCACGTGGTTGATGCCGCTGGTTCCACGGACGAGGAAGGGAAACCCTGTGAACCGGGGTCTCGTAATCCTTTAGACGATGTAAAGCTCATAGATGATGAAATAACCTTTTGGATTGCGGGAATCGTAAAAAGGGACTGGAATCAAGTAGTAAGAAGGGTTGAAGTTTTAAAGGAGAATTTCACCGAGGTTTTAACACTAAGGTTAAGCGGGCTTTCTTTAAAGAAAAGTCACGTGGTTCAAGCATTAAGAAAGGCTGGAGTCGATATTAAAAAGCCAAGTAGTTGGGTTGAAGATGACTTTTTCTCCTTTTCTAGGGAGTTAAGAAGGATCGCTAAGCCTATTATAATAGCAGCTAATAAAGCGGATGTTTCAATAGCTGAAAAGAATATAGATCTACTTAAAGCTGAGGTTAAGGATGCTATCGTGGTACCCTGCTCAGCAGAAATTGAACTTGCGCTTAGAAGGGCTGCCGAGAAAAAGCTCATAGCTTATGATCCTGGCGCTAACAGCTTCACAGTTATCAGTAATCGCTTGACTGATGAGCAACAACGAGCATTAGACAGGATTAATAAATTTCTTAAGCGGTGGGGAGGGACAGGGGTTCAAGACCTGTTGAATATAGTTTACTTCAAGTTGCTTGATATGATCGTAGTATACCCGGTATCGGATCCTATAAAACTGACCAATCATGAGGGAAGCGTGCTACCGGATGCGTTGCTTGTTCCACGTGGTACTACGGTTAGGGAGTTAGCAAGAATTATCCATGAAGAATTAAGCAAAGGATTTCTATTCGCAATCGATGCCCGCTCTAAGCGCAGATTAAATGCCGACTACGTGCTAAATGATCGAGATGTAATCACCATAGTTTCTACGTATGGAAGACGGTAA
- the kae1 gene encoding KEOPS complex N(6)-L-threonylcarbamoyladenine synthase Kae1: MKVPHRGLSEMVKVLGIECTAHTYGVGIVTDRGEILANVNDTYVPLKGGIHPRDSAQHHSLVAVKVLKQALAEAKSSLEDIDAIAASFGPGFGPCLRTGCTVARVLALSLGKPLIRVNHCIAHVEIGRLLTGARDPLTVYVSGGNTMITAYAEGRYRVFGETLDIALGNFLDVLARELGLPHPGGPIIEKLAEKGKHLLPLPYVVKGQDVSYSGLLTAAKRRFKERGSIEDVCYSSQEVAFDMLVEVAERALAHTEKKELLLTGGVAANKRLQEKLSIIAKEHDALFLVVPKQYAGDNGAMIAWTGALAHKFCMSDNIEESFVQPRWRIDEVEVPWRKV; encoded by the coding sequence TTGAAGGTCCCCCATAGGGGTCTATCCGAAATGGTTAAAGTTTTAGGTATAGAATGCACCGCCCATACGTACGGGGTCGGCATTGTAACTGATAGAGGGGAGATATTAGCAAACGTAAACGATACTTATGTACCATTAAAAGGAGGTATACATCCTAGAGATAGTGCTCAACACCATAGCTTAGTAGCCGTAAAGGTTTTAAAGCAAGCCTTAGCTGAAGCGAAGTCTTCATTAGAGGACATTGATGCGATAGCTGCTTCCTTCGGCCCAGGCTTTGGCCCGTGCCTTAGAACGGGATGTACGGTAGCTCGAGTCTTAGCATTATCGCTAGGTAAACCACTTATACGCGTTAACCACTGTATAGCGCACGTTGAGATCGGACGCTTACTAACAGGGGCTCGTGATCCACTAACCGTATACGTTTCCGGCGGAAACACTATGATTACAGCTTACGCGGAAGGCAGGTATAGGGTTTTTGGTGAGACACTAGATATAGCTTTAGGGAATTTTCTTGACGTCTTAGCACGTGAATTAGGACTTCCCCACCCAGGAGGACCGATAATAGAAAAGTTAGCTGAAAAGGGTAAACACTTACTTCCTTTACCCTACGTGGTTAAGGGTCAAGATGTTTCCTACTCCGGGCTTTTAACGGCAGCTAAGAGGAGGTTTAAGGAAAGAGGATCCATAGAAGATGTATGCTATAGTTCTCAGGAAGTAGCTTTCGACATGCTGGTTGAAGTAGCTGAAAGAGCTTTAGCGCATACCGAGAAGAAGGAGTTGCTATTAACCGGTGGGGTCGCGGCGAATAAACGCCTTCAAGAGAAGCTTAGCATCATAGCTAAGGAGCACGACGCCCTCTTCTTAGTAGTCCCTAAGCAGTATGCAGGTGATAATGGTGCTATGATAGCTTGGACGGGTGCTTTGGCGCACAAGTTTTGTATGAGTGATAATATTGAGGAAAGCTTCGTTCAGCCTAGGTGGAGGATCGATGAAGTCGAAGTTCCATGGAGAAAAGTCTAA